A region from the Desulfovibrio sp. genome encodes:
- a CDS encoding acyltransferase domain-containing protein, with protein MQQDSAPAPGTPPDKAHAPDSAVLEDGLLVASPPGITLSCSNSENPAESGTSSEQVCAKTLMRHCLDWLKLVENPGPVMLCLHWNESAVSSALAQSLSLALEGLQNLWRLGPVRLQFESFQPAHLRECERLLRAALGTDTATQNAYPCMIGSAPQTDTMGVSMPQCPDYFASDADCALGDEQSMRPQSGRVPTILLLDFQADEPLTVQCQPLLLSLPAPTPPCCDTLRCRKNPQQQKFEPHHSGTTPALWQPGGLTSGAGLSSVASPAGTSENDGLPEELILDGVRYANLPQDGLMWRMGGTNPLWRQELLALPHNPDAADLARLEGRGVWLSPQVEAPPLAVMCCGLGSVWPGMGRELYDNFPVARAAMDRIAAVADWDVLGLMDEKDIEKVSLTRWQSPYLFMLEFAQWSVLSSLGLRPTLFCGHSLGELIALCLSGFYDPEVAWYIIDTRAVHMADLESAATRETGMMAVHASAGIIDETRATWPALYVSNYNSPQQFILSGPREVLVEARKSLRKRRIPAIMLNVSLAFHHPSMRMLRDLALRRLNALEMHAPLHPTMSCITTNFYPHDQPSICRHIADLDENSVRWTECVRAAWRRDGIRHFLELGPQDTLCGLAKDNEPQAFCLSAGRKGKEVEGMRQTCARLYALGHLSKKAINTRMADIRQGKDAVVAAHMPLPYCGLVPVDSPDCGPDCGSGSGPGCPTAAPEAAATPAATPAPVTASVTAPATAPMNAPMNTAAPATAPTPEGAPAAPLSADSAHATDSVSSAAALRVVLDVLARASGRPVEDMRPDLDLRYDLALRSSRFPLIIQEVEKALDITVNFEDLLQVSTVGDLARILGASGLGAVKNSDTSEAVRKAGVRQKALVRACAPLCRFTPLQRITQAESGEKAQNSSQVPKALPLDPCGQGLPIRRGDILALLFFEPALLPSLMNGLAPLGCVLAVPRGQVAACAPLTKAGARIVPLNLDARVPRDASDAQTMAEEVATALTSLVKNEGRVDGLIFAPGGHYDSEEHDAAPLLSPASFAAVGMPKLLAAAMRVTQIHGLRYACLCSLLQPTQENLYCDSPLEKRFDELGQETGVGTRSIRLLEKSLRAGLNDWGDMMARELLRGTSRHVLWVRPTTLPGFSASGAGLRSTSAAAHGHAGRNEGLPQGLVIQERPRLYPLVFPDPQPPYRATSTLFQGCCHYSRFADTDLALHGGQPDNVMGDTPWLPTSRALAALLEASSQWLPWLTVTGFLDLRFYDPPLLPPGITRECRATVEAEPWLMQDGVMARMCRNTLDVRELTPNGRHLERYTPVATGMTLLAAANGQVPPMWAHGEDAPAGSIQHTVNTDVFYNAMGFGHPWRMLRDFTVLPNHKYAARLEHCHTAIAPDGNKGYTDILNVVEGMVQSAWLAIARGTGKADMDAGAVADAMGRWRLHAAGFIRFVSERGKGPWYIMLRRSWSDPALLRFDGQAADEKGRIFLTIHHLEFNRRDTGAAAL; from the coding sequence ATGCAGCAAGACTCTGCTCCAGCTCCCGGCACTCCGCCAGACAAGGCCCATGCGCCAGACAGCGCCGTTCTTGAGGACGGACTGCTTGTGGCGTCGCCTCCAGGCATCACGCTTTCCTGTTCCAACTCAGAAAATCCGGCAGAGTCCGGCACGTCTTCCGAACAGGTGTGCGCCAAGACGCTGATGCGGCATTGCCTTGACTGGCTCAAGCTTGTGGAAAACCCCGGGCCTGTCATGCTCTGCCTGCACTGGAACGAATCCGCCGTCTCTTCGGCTCTGGCCCAGTCTTTGAGCCTTGCCCTGGAAGGGCTGCAAAATTTGTGGCGGCTCGGGCCTGTACGCCTGCAATTTGAATCTTTTCAGCCCGCGCACCTCAGGGAATGCGAAAGACTGCTGCGCGCGGCGCTCGGCACGGACACTGCAACACAAAACGCCTACCCGTGCATGATCGGCAGCGCCCCGCAGACAGACACCATGGGCGTGAGCATGCCGCAATGCCCTGACTACTTCGCTTCCGACGCGGATTGCGCCCTGGGTGATGAACAGTCCATGCGCCCGCAGTCAGGGCGGGTGCCCACCATCCTTTTGCTGGACTTTCAGGCAGATGAGCCTCTCACGGTACAGTGCCAGCCGCTTCTCCTGAGCCTGCCTGCGCCCACGCCTCCGTGCTGCGACACGCTCAGATGCCGCAAAAACCCCCAGCAACAAAAGTTTGAGCCGCACCATTCCGGCACAACGCCTGCGCTCTGGCAGCCCGGCGGTCTCACCTCCGGCGCTGGCCTGAGTTCTGTTGCCAGCCCCGCCGGAACCTCGGAAAACGATGGACTGCCGGAAGAGCTTATTCTGGACGGCGTGCGCTACGCGAACCTGCCCCAGGACGGCCTGATGTGGCGCATGGGGGGCACCAATCCGCTTTGGCGGCAAGAACTGCTGGCCCTGCCGCACAATCCCGACGCCGCCGACCTGGCCCGCCTCGAAGGACGCGGCGTCTGGCTTTCGCCGCAAGTCGAGGCCCCGCCCCTTGCCGTCATGTGCTGCGGTCTTGGTTCCGTATGGCCCGGCATGGGCCGCGAACTGTACGACAATTTTCCTGTGGCGCGCGCCGCCATGGACCGCATCGCTGCTGTGGCCGACTGGGATGTGCTCGGCCTTATGGATGAAAAGGATATTGAAAAAGTCAGCCTCACGCGCTGGCAGTCTCCCTACCTCTTCATGCTCGAGTTTGCGCAGTGGAGCGTCCTTTCCTCCCTCGGCCTGCGGCCCACGCTGTTCTGCGGGCACAGCCTGGGCGAGTTGATCGCCCTGTGCCTCAGCGGCTTCTACGACCCGGAAGTGGCCTGGTACATAATCGACACCCGCGCCGTGCATATGGCCGATCTGGAGTCCGCCGCCACGCGCGAGACCGGCATGATGGCCGTTCACGCCAGCGCCGGGATCATTGACGAAACACGCGCCACATGGCCTGCTCTCTATGTTTCCAACTACAACAGCCCCCAGCAGTTCATCCTGAGCGGGCCGCGCGAAGTGCTGGTGGAAGCCCGCAAAAGCCTGCGCAAGCGGCGCATACCGGCCATCATGCTCAACGTGAGCCTGGCCTTCCACCACCCAAGCATGCGCATGCTGCGCGACCTTGCGCTGCGCCGCCTCAATGCGCTTGAAATGCACGCGCCGCTCCACCCCACCATGAGCTGCATCACCACGAATTTTTACCCTCACGACCAGCCGTCCATCTGCCGTCATATCGCGGATCTGGATGAAAATTCCGTTCGCTGGACCGAATGCGTACGCGCGGCATGGCGCAGGGACGGCATACGCCACTTTCTGGAACTGGGCCCGCAGGACACCCTTTGCGGTCTGGCCAAGGACAACGAACCTCAGGCTTTCTGCCTGTCCGCCGGACGCAAGGGCAAGGAAGTGGAAGGCATGCGCCAGACGTGCGCGCGCCTGTACGCGCTCGGACATTTGAGCAAAAAAGCCATCAACACCCGCATGGCCGACATACGCCAGGGCAAGGACGCCGTCGTGGCCGCGCATATGCCGTTGCCCTACTGCGGCCTTGTTCCCGTGGATTCGCCGGACTGCGGCCCCGACTGCGGCTCAGGCAGCGGCCCAGGCTGCCCCACGGCAGCGCCGGAAGCTGCGGCGACACCTGCGGCGACACCTGCACCGGTGACGGCATCGGTGACGGCACCGGCGACTGCCCCGATGAATGCGCCGATGAATACGGCAGCTCCCGCCACGGCCCCCACGCCTGAAGGCGCGCCCGCAGCCCCCCTTTCCGCCGACTCCGCCCACGCCACCGACTCCGTATCGTCAGCAGCGGCCCTGCGCGTGGTGCTGGACGTGCTGGCCCGCGCCAGCGGCCGTCCGGTGGAAGACATGCGGCCCGATCTGGACCTGCGTTACGACCTGGCCCTGCGTTCCAGCCGTTTTCCGCTCATCATTCAGGAAGTGGAAAAGGCCCTGGATATCACCGTCAATTTTGAAGACCTGTTGCAAGTGTCCACAGTGGGCGATCTTGCACGTATTCTTGGTGCGTCCGGTCTTGGTGCAGTGAAGAACTCCGATACGTCCGAGGCTGTCCGTAAGGCCGGGGTTCGTCAGAAGGCGCTTGTGCGGGCCTGCGCCCCGCTGTGCCGCTTCACCCCGCTGCAACGGATTACGCAGGCTGAAAGCGGAGAAAAAGCCCAAAATTCCAGCCAGGTTCCCAAGGCACTGCCGCTGGATCCCTGCGGCCAGGGCCTGCCCATCCGCCGGGGGGACATTCTGGCCCTGCTGTTTTTCGAGCCAGCCCTGCTGCCCTCTCTCATGAACGGTCTCGCGCCTCTGGGCTGTGTGCTGGCCGTGCCGCGCGGACAGGTTGCGGCATGCGCGCCTCTGACCAAGGCTGGCGCGCGCATTGTGCCGCTCAACCTTGACGCGCGCGTTCCACGGGATGCCTCCGATGCCCAGACCATGGCGGAGGAAGTTGCCACCGCCCTGACAAGTCTGGTAAAAAACGAAGGCAGGGTAGACGGGCTGATCTTTGCGCCTGGTGGCCATTACGACAGTGAAGAACACGATGCCGCCCCGCTCCTTTCACCCGCTTCTTTCGCCGCCGTCGGCATGCCCAAGCTGCTGGCTGCGGCCATGCGGGTAACCCAGATACACGGCCTGCGTTACGCATGCCTGTGCAGTCTGCTGCAACCCACGCAGGAAAACCTGTACTGCGACAGCCCGCTGGAAAAACGCTTTGATGAACTCGGGCAAGAAACCGGCGTGGGCACCCGGTCCATACGCCTGCTGGAAAAGAGCCTGCGCGCCGGACTCAATGACTGGGGCGACATGATGGCCCGCGAACTTCTGCGGGGCACCTCACGCCACGTGTTATGGGTGCGGCCCACAACACTGCCCGGTTTTTCCGCATCCGGCGCGGGCCTCCGATCTACTTCCGCCGCTGCCCACGGGCATGCGGGCAGGAACGAAGGCCTGCCGCAGGGGCTTGTTATTCAGGAAAGGCCGCGCCTGTATCCCCTGGTTTTCCCCGATCCACAGCCGCCCTACCGGGCCACATCCACTCTTTTTCAGGGCTGCTGCCACTATTCGCGCTTTGCCGACACGGATCTCGCCCTGCACGGCGGCCAGCCCGACAACGTCATGGGCGACACGCCCTGGTTGCCGACGAGCCGTGCTCTGGCGGCCCTGCTGGAAGCATCCAGCCAGTGGCTGCCCTGGCTGACGGTCACCGGCTTTTTGGACCTGCGCTTTTATGATCCCCCTTTGCTGCCGCCGGGCATTACCCGTGAATGCCGGGCCACTGTGGAGGCGGAACCCTGGCTCATGCAGGACGGCGTCATGGCGCGCATGTGCCGGAATACTCTGGACGTAAGGGAGCTCACGCCCAACGGCAGGCACCTTGAGCGCTACACGCCGGTGGCTACGGGCATGACCCTGCTGGCCGCCGCCAACGGGCAGGTGCCGCCCATGTGGGCGCATGGTGAAGACGCACCCGCGGGCTCAATACAACACACAGTAAATACTGATGTTTTTTACAACGCCATGGGGTTTGGACACCCCTGGCGCATGTTGCGCGACTTTACCGTTCTGCCCAACCACAAGTACGCAGCGAGGTTGGAGCATTGTCATACAGCCATTGCCCCCGATGGCAATAAAGGCTATACTGACATCCTCAATGTGGTGGAAGGAATGGTGCAGTCCGCCTGGTTGGCCATTGCCCGGGGTACCGGCAAAGCCGACATGGACGCAGGGGCGGTTGCCGACGCCATGGGGCGCTGGCGCTTGCATGCGGCGGGATTCATCCGCTTTGTCAGCGAAAGGGGCAAGGGACCATGGTACATAATGCTGCGCCGTTCCTGGTCAGACCCCGCCCTGTTGCGTTTTGACGGTCAGGCCGCCGACGAAAAGGGCCGCATCTTTCTCACTATCCACCATCTTGAATTTAACCGGCGGGACACCGGGGCCGCCGCGCTTTAG
- a CDS encoding TolC family protein — protein sequence MPHIIRTLSARAYLPLLLVMTLFFSACASNKAGLKSPELPAKHWLEEAPGVPVENKAKLEAAVPNLYDPSKVFTFEDCVFLTIQQSPLLVNSAVNLEIKRVALTDAVWKYLPEPRMTMQVSNNLTRNNLDNKETPGDYGRTKLSVGFYAAFPNPVATYFEHQVQKAMVNLAISTHRKAVGEAIYKIAQAYLQLQAQKKIVKVQKDLLPIGKELIAYWQQVEAVDGRQGVSLNLAMQHQRELELMVEQTKMKETMQLTQLKILAGVEPQQRLDVDTANADDILKGFNGRGLKWDDRWNTTEDDLLLRGQIKLGDYNIMVAWAQYIPSMSISVNSYPPPGQYQPPSGSEDTFLHLNFDFPLLDWGRRYRGVQTARMVKAQSFHEMARKRTDYSNKWLQSEQNVALAETELKLARTRFDTATMQYKEAHISFNEGIADLPAVADRQEAMVQAQIAFIRAELACELAQLEWMYLATSLQERFLGLPAKEVL from the coding sequence ATGCCGCATATTATACGTACTCTCTCAGCGCGTGCATATCTGCCGCTGCTGCTCGTCATGACCTTGTTTTTTTCCGCGTGCGCCTCCAACAAGGCCGGGCTCAAGTCCCCGGAACTGCCCGCCAAGCACTGGCTGGAAGAAGCGCCCGGCGTGCCTGTGGAAAACAAGGCAAAACTTGAGGCCGCAGTGCCCAATCTTTACGATCCCAGCAAGGTTTTCACCTTTGAAGACTGTGTCTTCCTGACCATCCAGCAGTCGCCACTGCTGGTCAACAGCGCTGTGAACCTGGAAATCAAGCGGGTGGCCCTTACCGACGCCGTGTGGAAGTATCTGCCAGAACCCCGCATGACCATGCAGGTCAGCAACAACCTCACCCGCAACAACCTGGACAACAAGGAGACCCCCGGAGACTACGGGCGCACGAAGCTTTCCGTGGGTTTCTATGCGGCGTTCCCCAATCCTGTGGCCACCTATTTTGAACATCAGGTGCAGAAGGCCATGGTCAACCTGGCCATTTCCACGCACCGCAAGGCCGTGGGCGAAGCCATCTACAAGATTGCCCAGGCCTACCTGCAACTGCAGGCGCAGAAAAAAATCGTAAAGGTGCAGAAAGACCTGCTGCCCATCGGCAAGGAACTGATCGCCTACTGGCAGCAGGTGGAAGCCGTGGACGGCCGTCAGGGCGTTTCCCTCAATCTGGCCATGCAGCACCAGCGCGAGCTGGAGCTGATGGTGGAACAGACCAAGATGAAGGAAACCATGCAGCTTACCCAGCTGAAAATTCTCGCGGGCGTGGAGCCACAGCAAAGGCTGGACGTGGACACCGCCAACGCGGACGACATCCTCAAGGGCTTCAACGGGCGCGGCCTCAAGTGGGACGACCGCTGGAACACCACCGAAGACGATCTGCTGCTGCGCGGCCAGATCAAACTGGGTGATTACAATATCATGGTCGCCTGGGCCCAGTATATTCCCAGCATGAGCATCAGCGTCAACAGCTACCCGCCTCCAGGACAGTACCAGCCCCCCAGCGGCAGTGAGGACACCTTTCTGCATCTGAACTTCGACTTCCCCCTGCTGGACTGGGGCCGCCGCTACCGTGGCGTGCAGACCGCCCGCATGGTGAAGGCCCAGTCCTTCCACGAAATGGCCCGCAAGCGCACGGACTATTCCAACAAATGGCTGCAGTCCGAACAGAACGTTGCCCTGGCCGAAACCGAGCTCAAACTCGCGCGCACCCGCTTTGACACGGCGACCATGCAATACAAGGAAGCCCACATTTCCTTCAACGAAGGCATTGCTGATCTTCCCGCCGTGGCCGACAGGCAGGAAGCCATGGTGCAGGCCCAGATCGCCTTTATCCGGGCAGAACTTGCCTGTGAACTGGCCCAGCTTGAATGGATGTACCTCGCCACCTCGCTTCAGGAACGTTTCCTCGGCCTGCCCGCCAAGGAGGTGCTGTAA